Proteins encoded in a region of the Paenibacillus sp. E222 genome:
- a CDS encoding histidine kinase, with amino-acid sequence MTVIRTDRFMLGIGLMTLLLALVVTWKISGGHEKPVARQGILDLAGMEWTSLSVIPLDGEWEFYPEQLLSPQQIHSTHNKPVMMQVPGNWDDERNSHGYPMKGKSYGTYRLIVRNVPQDEMLAIAKRYVRFADAMYVDGKLMSRSGQPGTSATSYVPRNEPYTIYFHPERTEIEVVLQVANFDFRSGGIYNSMDLGAGSHMEARTIIQSGLELLIIGVVVIFGLLFLYLYVRLHRDGNQLLYALFFIGFALTVVTNGERLLLQLLPDIPFELAYKLKYISVYGVSVIVSMITWRLTPDLAPVLKRWLQVPSMVLTVYLAFIALAPFRVYSYIQESMYAINLCAYAVAFMVIIHQYVRARYGNRRRSQAQLLIICIWLMLVNYVLGIIVTWYPISQVLLNCTTLVILCVFAMLLIYQYTQAYASMQQLTHQLQLSDKAKDEFLLLTSHELNSPLHSIIHLSRSLLTTSLRRTNESEIRGKLQLIRNTAYRMSNLVNDLIDISRFRDGSIKLSMGSVDLVSCLSLVTEVLGFLASGKSIVMIRRLEPEARYVMADESRLLQVLYNLVYHMMGQHHNGKLVLACERHLDHVRIILRMEADSDRSTGHSQGADPGLQQADELAAGVAVAAEMVGAMRGKLVMNDEAASIMIELPCAASTNMENLAEIAATQETDGKEEKKVGSVISAHVLIATSDLVDMEQLNTLLTTEGFHLSFADSDVKVRTALAGGKLPDLVIVDAMLPEVTGYELCKQVRMEFSQVDLPILFINMRSTPADIEACIQAGGNDFITRPLDAGEILVRIHTLLGMKQLVKEAANNEMAFLRSQIKPHFLYNALGTIMSLCFTDGPRAGELLGSFSRYLRILFHLDNTEELIPLSKEMELIRAYVEIEQERFGSRLQVKLDVDSSLSSCKVMPLLIEPLVENAIRHGVSKKIDGGTVHLFIRRYEDSVQVVVEDDGVGMSGKQVAFMMNRSHAEQGIGLQNVQRRLKHMNGQAPVIESEQGVGTKVTIRFPYQY; translated from the coding sequence ATGACAGTCATCAGAACGGATCGATTTATGTTAGGGATCGGACTCATGACCCTGCTGCTTGCGCTAGTGGTTACATGGAAGATCTCAGGTGGACACGAAAAGCCTGTGGCCAGGCAGGGCATTCTGGACTTGGCAGGTATGGAGTGGACGAGCCTATCCGTCATACCGCTGGATGGAGAGTGGGAGTTCTATCCGGAACAGTTGCTCTCACCACAGCAGATTCATAGCACGCATAATAAACCTGTCATGATGCAAGTGCCAGGTAATTGGGACGACGAGAGAAACAGTCATGGATATCCCATGAAAGGCAAAAGTTATGGAACCTACCGCTTGATTGTGCGAAATGTGCCGCAAGATGAAATGCTGGCCATTGCCAAACGTTATGTTCGCTTCGCGGATGCGATGTATGTGGATGGCAAGTTGATGAGTCGTTCCGGTCAGCCGGGAACATCTGCCACATCGTACGTACCTCGCAATGAACCTTATACGATCTATTTTCACCCTGAACGTACAGAGATTGAAGTTGTGCTGCAGGTAGCCAATTTTGATTTTCGTAGTGGCGGCATCTATAATTCGATGGATCTGGGAGCAGGCAGTCACATGGAAGCAAGAACGATCATTCAATCCGGACTTGAGCTATTGATTATAGGCGTTGTGGTGATCTTTGGATTGTTGTTTCTGTATCTGTATGTTCGCCTGCATCGGGATGGAAATCAGCTGTTGTATGCGCTGTTCTTCATCGGTTTTGCCTTGACGGTAGTGACCAATGGGGAGCGTTTGCTGTTGCAGCTGCTGCCAGACATTCCTTTTGAGTTGGCGTATAAATTGAAATACATATCGGTATACGGAGTGTCTGTGATTGTCAGCATGATTACCTGGAGACTTACTCCTGATCTCGCGCCCGTGTTAAAAAGGTGGCTTCAGGTACCCAGCATGGTACTGACTGTCTATCTGGCATTTATTGCGCTGGCACCATTTCGTGTCTACTCCTATATTCAGGAGAGTATGTACGCGATTAATCTGTGTGCCTATGCAGTGGCTTTCATGGTTATTATACATCAGTATGTTCGGGCAAGGTACGGTAACCGGAGGCGCTCCCAGGCGCAATTGCTGATCATCTGCATCTGGCTTATGCTGGTCAATTATGTGCTTGGAATCATTGTGACATGGTACCCGATCAGCCAGGTGCTGCTGAACTGTACTACACTTGTGATTTTGTGTGTCTTTGCCATGTTACTGATCTATCAATACACGCAGGCATATGCTTCAATGCAGCAACTGACCCATCAACTTCAACTGTCGGACAAAGCCAAGGATGAGTTCTTGCTGCTGACTTCGCATGAGTTAAACTCGCCGCTCCATAGCATTATTCATCTGTCCCGTTCCCTTCTGACAACGTCACTGAGACGTACCAATGAATCGGAGATCCGGGGCAAGCTTCAGCTTATCCGCAATACGGCTTACCGGATGTCCAATCTGGTCAATGATCTGATCGATATATCCAGATTCAGGGATGGCAGCATAAAGCTCTCCATGGGGAGCGTTGATTTGGTATCCTGCCTTTCACTGGTTACGGAAGTGCTAGGATTTTTGGCTTCTGGCAAAAGCATTGTTATGATTCGCAGGCTGGAGCCTGAAGCACGCTACGTCATGGCGGATGAGAGCAGGCTGCTGCAAGTGCTGTATAACCTGGTCTACCACATGATGGGACAACATCATAATGGTAAGCTGGTACTGGCGTGCGAAAGGCATCTGGATCATGTGCGAATTATTCTTCGTATGGAAGCCGATTCAGATCGGAGTACTGGACATAGTCAGGGTGCAGACCCTGGTCTACAGCAAGCGGATGAGCTTGCAGCGGGGGTTGCTGTTGCAGCGGAAATGGTCGGTGCAATGAGAGGGAAACTCGTGATGAACGATGAAGCTGCATCAATCATGATTGAGCTTCCTTGTGCAGCTAGCACCAATATGGAAAATTTGGCGGAGATAGCCGCAACACAGGAGACTGATGGGAAGGAGGAGAAAAAGGTGGGAAGCGTGATTTCAGCCCACGTATTAATTGCGACATCTGATCTCGTAGATATGGAACAATTAAATACATTGCTTACTACAGAAGGCTTTCATCTGAGCTTCGCAGACTCTGATGTCAAGGTTCGGACTGCTCTGGCTGGTGGGAAGTTGCCCGATCTTGTGATTGTCGACGCCATGCTGCCTGAGGTGACCGGGTATGAGCTGTGCAAGCAGGTTCGGATGGAGTTCAGTCAGGTAGATTTACCAATTCTGTTTATTAACATGCGCAGTACACCAGCAGATATCGAGGCGTGCATTCAGGCCGGCGGCAATGATTTTATTACCCGTCCACTGGATGCTGGCGAAATTCTTGTCCGGATACATACCTTGCTTGGCATGAAGCAACTGGTGAAAGAAGCGGCGAATAACGAGATGGCCTTTCTGCGTTCACAGATTAAGCCGCATTTTCTATATAATGCACTAGGCACCATCATGTCGTTATGTTTTACGGATGGACCGAGAGCCGGGGAATTGCTAGGCAGCTTCAGTCGTTATCTGCGTATACTCTTCCATCTGGATAACACGGAGGAGTTGATTCCGCTTAGTAAAGAGATGGAGTTAATTCGAGCCTATGTGGAGATAGAGCAGGAGCGATTTGGTTCACGACTTCAGGTTAAACTGGACGTGGACAGCTCGTTATCTTCCTGTAAAGTCATGCCGCTCCTGATCGAACCGCTGGTGGAAAACGCCATTCGACATGGCGTATCCAAGAAGATTGACGGCGGAACCGTCCACTTGTTCATTCGAAGATATGAGGATAGCGTTCAGGTGGTGGTTGAGGATGATGGTGTTGGCATGTCTGGTAAGCAGGTTGCTTTTATGATGAACAGAAGTCATGCAGAACAAGGCATTGGCCTGCAAAATGTACAGAGACGACTGAAACATATGAATGGACAAGCGCCTGTGATCGAGAGTGAACAAGGTGTAGGTACCAAGGTGACCATTAGATTTCCATATCAATATTGA
- a CDS encoding response regulator yields MLQAYLVDDEPHALNMLEMFLARTGKVHVAGRAANGFDALAALRNIHPDIWFLDIEMPGMSGLELAANIHEVEPDALIVFTTAYDQYAVAAFEHEALDYLLKPIEMERLSRTIERLTKEKNRPSEPVVVNTDNTDKLFVQLLGTFRVAITNGKTMMWRTAKEKELFAYLLLNNPATSAVHRDRIIEKLWPDEPYEKAKIYLHTCVSLLRKNLRNMGIEHLLRYKSEHYILDKERIRADVYDFLDISFRMEQEVDMPISLIEQTLHLYQDELLPQEDYPWIVELSHRLEQFSLELNLKLSEKYLDSHNGRKAAEAAERAISQSPYEEEAYRRAMQAYLYMGKHDHVLRIYRNLKERLTELNIQPSLVTRQLYEQIEV; encoded by the coding sequence GTGTTGCAGGCCTATTTGGTGGACGATGAGCCGCATGCTCTGAATATGCTGGAAATGTTCCTTGCTCGAACAGGTAAAGTACACGTCGCAGGGCGTGCGGCAAATGGCTTCGACGCGCTTGCTGCACTTCGGAACATTCACCCGGACATCTGGTTTCTGGATATTGAGATGCCAGGAATGAGCGGATTGGAGTTGGCGGCGAACATACACGAGGTGGAACCGGATGCCTTGATCGTGTTCACGACTGCCTATGATCAGTATGCTGTGGCCGCTTTCGAACATGAAGCATTGGATTACCTGCTCAAACCGATCGAGATGGAGCGCTTGTCACGGACCATTGAGCGATTGACAAAGGAAAAGAACAGACCCTCGGAGCCCGTTGTCGTCAACACGGATAATACGGACAAGTTATTTGTCCAATTGCTTGGAACTTTCCGTGTTGCAATTACTAATGGAAAGACGATGATGTGGCGAACAGCCAAAGAGAAGGAGCTTTTTGCCTATTTGCTGCTGAATAACCCTGCGACAAGTGCAGTTCACCGGGATCGCATTATCGAGAAGTTATGGCCTGATGAACCTTATGAGAAAGCCAAAATTTATTTGCACACCTGTGTGAGCCTGTTACGGAAAAACTTACGTAACATGGGTATTGAACATTTGTTGAGATATAAAAGTGAGCACTATATCCTGGATAAGGAACGGATCAGAGCAGACGTATATGATTTTCTGGACATTTCGTTCAGGATGGAGCAGGAAGTAGATATGCCGATATCTCTAATCGAGCAAACCTTACATTTGTATCAAGACGAACTGTTACCTCAGGAGGATTACCCATGGATAGTGGAGCTAAGTCATCGGCTGGAGCAATTTTCACTGGAGCTTAATCTGAAGCTTTCCGAGAAATATCTGGATTCCCATAACGGCAGAAAAGCAGCAGAGGCAGCAGAACGTGCAATCAGTCAATCGCCATATGAAGAAGAAGCCTATCGTCGTGCCATGCAGGCGTACTTGTACATGGGCAAACACGATCATGTGTTGCGGATCTATCGCAATCTCAAAGAAAGATTGACCGAGCTTAACATTCAGCCCTCCCTTGTCACGAGACAGTTATATGAACAGATTGAGGTCTGA
- a CDS encoding stalk domain-containing protein has product MKKVLVVSMVATVLGTSVVSAVSAAPAVKPAANAAQVQNSTLTINGNSVVVRSIVKNGETLVSLRDVIKAIGAQAEVHSGTTVIKLNDHSVTLQNNSKQIVVDDVKVNLNQPVTIIGGTSYIALRPLVSGFGGTIVKRNGLLEISTVSLIDEVENPRFAGADKLIVSKSDNNGRNDYLVNTTSGKYELLLTTDGGSDLVISPSGDQAAYTNAEGAVYVIDLKTKASKLITSDNSIKPELVWSADGSAIYFLQGDKGSVIAKLNLADGAITKVVEDKVDYKENLNVSADGKKFIYTVTTLGTVTSDTTNVDEDNVSIDFSSNQQQIFSYNTENSKPEAVKLTTSTDDKVFVWSADGQKAYYVSVPSEDGKASLLSVDSSQKSTPVYTEYDVEQAILSGGTLYVLAAQDDSNSVILSIDPVTGKQTKLYTVSSDVSSIAVAGSQISVVENGRVLVQAGGSWRAVTK; this is encoded by the coding sequence ATGAAAAAGGTGTTAGTGGTGTCCATGGTAGCAACAGTGTTAGGTACTTCTGTGGTTAGTGCAGTATCGGCTGCTCCTGCAGTGAAACCTGCGGCTAATGCAGCTCAGGTGCAAAATTCCACGCTTACAATAAACGGTAACAGCGTCGTCGTTCGTTCCATCGTTAAAAATGGCGAGACACTCGTTTCCCTTCGTGATGTGATCAAAGCCATCGGTGCACAAGCCGAAGTACATAGCGGAACGACGGTGATCAAGCTGAATGATCACAGCGTGACGCTCCAAAACAATAGCAAACAAATCGTTGTAGATGACGTGAAAGTGAATTTGAATCAACCGGTCACCATCATCGGTGGTACAAGTTACATCGCTCTTCGTCCACTGGTGTCGGGCTTTGGCGGTACGATTGTCAAGCGAAACGGACTGCTTGAGATCAGTACGGTATCCTTGATCGATGAAGTCGAGAATCCTCGTTTTGCCGGAGCGGATAAGCTGATTGTCTCCAAGAGTGACAACAATGGCAGAAACGATTATCTCGTGAATACAACAAGCGGCAAATATGAGTTGTTGTTAACGACAGACGGTGGATCGGATCTCGTTATTTCGCCAAGTGGTGATCAAGCGGCTTACACGAATGCCGAAGGAGCCGTTTATGTTATTGATCTGAAGACCAAGGCTTCCAAACTGATCACGAGCGACAACAGCATCAAGCCTGAATTGGTATGGTCTGCTGACGGGAGTGCAATCTACTTCCTGCAAGGGGATAAAGGGTCCGTGATTGCCAAGCTGAATCTGGCAGATGGCGCGATTACGAAAGTGGTCGAAGACAAGGTGGACTATAAGGAAAACCTGAATGTCTCTGCTGACGGCAAGAAATTCATCTATACCGTAACCACCCTTGGTACCGTAACTTCGGATACAACGAATGTGGATGAAGACAATGTCTCCATTGATTTCTCATCCAATCAACAGCAAATATTTTCGTATAACACAGAAAATTCAAAACCGGAGGCTGTGAAGCTCACAACATCAACCGACGACAAGGTATTTGTATGGTCTGCTGACGGACAAAAAGCCTACTACGTGAGTGTACCTTCCGAAGATGGTAAAGCATCATTGCTGTCTGTGGATTCATCTCAAAAGTCTACGCCGGTGTACACCGAGTACGATGTAGAACAAGCTATTTTGTCTGGTGGAACCTTGTATGTACTGGCGGCCCAGGATGACAGCAACAGCGTGATCCTTTCAATCGACCCGGTAACCGGAAAACAAACCAAGCTGTACACGGTATCTTCCGATGTATCATCTATCGCGGTTGCCGGATCACAAATCTCTGTGGTCGAGAACGGCCGTGTTCTGGTACAAGCTGGCGGAAGCTGGAGAGCCGTTACGAAGTAA
- a CDS encoding phosphate ABC transporter substrate-binding protein, translating into MKKWIKPFTAMLMAVSLIGGLGGATTASAAKSTEKGKIVINGSSALLPLTLQAASEFKKDNPKVKISASAAGSITGPQSVRKGIADIGAVDWDASKDVPGFKKFDGLVANPVAVTVFTAVVNTNVGVSNLTTKQLQDIFSGKVTNWKEVGGSDANIVVVNRKFGSGTRVNFQQKALDGKDFMSKGDNYKEVGSSGDMKTTIETTPNAIGYIDLPYVTSKMKAVSINGVAPTEKNVLNKTYKVWGIGYYMTKGQPTGATKAFIEYIQSSKFQNGSLKKLKFIPLAAVK; encoded by the coding sequence ATGAAAAAATGGATCAAACCCTTCACAGCAATGCTTATGGCTGTATCTCTGATTGGTGGACTTGGTGGCGCAACGACAGCATCAGCTGCCAAGAGTACAGAGAAAGGTAAAATTGTCATTAACGGTTCCTCGGCATTGCTTCCGCTGACACTTCAAGCTGCCAGCGAATTCAAAAAAGATAATCCAAAAGTTAAAATCTCGGCTTCTGCAGCAGGTTCCATCACAGGTCCTCAATCCGTTCGTAAAGGGATCGCGGACATTGGCGCTGTAGACTGGGATGCATCCAAAGATGTACCTGGCTTCAAAAAATTTGATGGCTTGGTAGCCAATCCGGTAGCTGTAACAGTGTTCACAGCTGTCGTTAATACCAATGTGGGTGTAAGCAATCTGACAACAAAACAACTGCAGGACATCTTCTCTGGCAAAGTGACCAACTGGAAGGAAGTTGGCGGATCGGATGCCAACATCGTTGTGGTTAACCGTAAATTTGGTTCCGGTACACGGGTTAACTTCCAACAAAAAGCTCTGGATGGCAAGGATTTCATGAGCAAAGGGGACAACTACAAAGAGGTTGGCTCCAGCGGTGATATGAAAACAACCATTGAAACAACACCAAATGCAATTGGTTATATTGACCTTCCGTACGTGACTAGCAAAATGAAGGCTGTATCCATCAATGGCGTGGCACCAACAGAGAAAAACGTCCTGAACAAAACATACAAAGTATGGGGCATTGGATATTACATGACCAAAGGTCAGCCTACGGGAGCAACCAAAGCGTTCATCGAGTATATCCAAAGCAGCAAGTTCCAGAACGGTTCCCTGAAAAAACTGAAATTCATTCCGCTTGCTGCCGTTAAATAA
- the pstC gene encoding phosphate ABC transporter permease subunit PstC, translating to MIDLNPSTNSPAPSELGSSIGKAPGSGTRFDRKARLRWSNKLFRMVCIGSTLFVCLVLLCILVLMLRTGVLTFADVSLSEFFFSTNWDPENEHYGALTFILGTLALTGLTMLFAIPISVIIAVFLAEMTPKWLRHILRPVLDLLVGIPSVVYGFLGLTILIPWLRDISGHDLADGLLAASIVLTIMVLPTISRISDDAISAVPNKYRDAAYALGTNRFQTITRVVLPAARGGIMYAVILGMTRAIGETMAVVMVIGNTAQLANSLFTPTAVLTSNIVMQISSVEFDSTWNHGLYMMGFILLAISILMIVAVRMLQKKGGRYS from the coding sequence ATGATCGATTTAAATCCATCCACGAACAGCCCTGCTCCGAGTGAGCTTGGTTCAAGCATCGGCAAGGCTCCCGGATCGGGAACCCGGTTTGACCGTAAGGCGCGTTTAAGATGGTCCAATAAACTGTTTCGCATGGTCTGTATTGGCAGTACATTGTTCGTTTGTCTAGTTCTGTTATGCATTCTGGTCCTTATGCTTCGTACGGGTGTTCTGACCTTTGCGGATGTTTCGCTCAGCGAATTCTTTTTCTCTACCAACTGGGACCCGGAAAATGAGCATTACGGTGCGCTGACCTTTATTCTGGGAACGCTGGCACTGACGGGGCTCACGATGCTGTTTGCCATTCCAATCTCCGTCATCATTGCGGTGTTTCTGGCCGAAATGACGCCAAAATGGCTTCGCCATATTCTGCGACCCGTATTGGATCTATTAGTGGGGATTCCTTCTGTGGTATACGGTTTCTTGGGACTGACGATTCTCATCCCCTGGCTTAGGGATATCAGTGGACATGATCTGGCGGACGGTTTGCTCGCAGCGTCCATCGTTCTGACGATTATGGTGCTGCCTACCATTAGCCGGATCAGTGATGATGCCATATCTGCTGTACCGAACAAATACCGGGATGCAGCTTATGCACTTGGTACGAACCGATTCCAAACTATAACTCGTGTGGTTTTGCCTGCTGCAAGAGGCGGAATCATGTATGCCGTCATTCTCGGGATGACTCGTGCCATTGGAGAAACGATGGCGGTGGTGATGGTCATCGGCAATACGGCACAGCTCGCTAACAGTCTGTTTACGCCAACAGCGGTGCTGACAAGTAATATCGTTATGCAAATCTCAAGTGTTGAATTCGATTCCACCTGGAATCACGGGCTGTACATGATGGGCTTTATCCTGCTTGCCATTTCCATCTTGATGATTGTAGCCGTAAGAATGCTTCAGAAGAAAGGGGGACGCTACTCATGA
- the pstA gene encoding phosphate ABC transporter permease PstA, whose amino-acid sequence MSMRKQANAVPAYSFGKRRGASTLMDRIFTGMVWGVGIVVILFIVGLLFLLLEKGLPLLSWDFLYGVPSEIEEGGGIGPALFNSFYVLILSLLISIPIGMAAGIYLAEFAPNNKLMEIVRICVEGLSSVPSLIFGLFGIALFVEFFEIGLTILGAAVSLAFLNLPVLTRVTEESVRAVPVELRNASFALGSTHLQTIRNVLLPVAINGIMTGICLTAGRAFGESAVIILTAGVSTSGEMWDFNLLSPGGTLAVHLWYIQSEAIVPDAEEIAQKTTAVLIFVALLINVLFRVPLWLNARKNQV is encoded by the coding sequence ATGAGTATGAGGAAGCAGGCGAACGCTGTCCCCGCCTATTCGTTCGGCAAACGCAGAGGTGCATCCACGCTGATGGACCGGATTTTTACGGGCATGGTATGGGGTGTAGGAATTGTCGTCATTTTATTCATTGTCGGACTGTTATTTCTTCTTCTGGAAAAAGGGCTGCCTTTGCTGAGCTGGGACTTTCTATATGGTGTTCCAAGCGAGATTGAAGAAGGAGGAGGGATTGGGCCGGCGCTGTTCAACTCGTTCTATGTGCTAATTCTATCCCTCCTGATCTCCATTCCCATCGGCATGGCGGCCGGGATTTATCTGGCGGAATTTGCTCCAAACAACAAACTTATGGAGATCGTGCGGATTTGCGTGGAGGGACTGTCGTCTGTTCCATCCCTCATCTTTGGATTGTTCGGTATTGCCCTGTTTGTGGAGTTCTTCGAAATTGGTCTTACCATTCTGGGCGCCGCCGTCAGCCTTGCCTTTCTGAATCTGCCTGTGCTGACTAGGGTAACCGAGGAATCGGTCCGGGCGGTTCCGGTTGAACTTCGTAATGCGTCCTTTGCCCTTGGCTCTACCCATTTGCAGACGATCCGTAATGTATTGCTGCCGGTAGCTATAAACGGAATCATGACAGGTATTTGCCTCACGGCAGGTCGGGCATTTGGTGAGAGTGCCGTCATTATTCTGACCGCAGGGGTGTCTACTTCCGGGGAAATGTGGGACTTCAATTTGCTATCGCCGGGAGGAACCCTTGCGGTACATCTGTGGTACATCCAATCCGAAGCGATTGTGCCGGATGCCGAGGAGATTGCGCAAAAGACAACGGCCGTACTGATCTTTGTGGCCTTGCTCATTAATGTTCTGTTCCGTGTGCCACTGTGGCTGAATGCACGCAAAAATCAAGTCTGA
- the pstB gene encoding phosphate ABC transporter ATP-binding protein PstB gives MQSIIEINKLNLYYGQFQALKDVSIEIPERAITAFIGPSGCGKSTLLRTLNRMNDRIPGTRIEGKVAVGGTDIYSGEVHVETIRKKIGMVFQQPNPFPKSIYDNIAFGPRQHGIHGKKKLDEIVEQSLRSAVLWDEVKDNLKRSALSLSGGQQQRLCIARALAVEPDILLMDEATASLDPVSTFKIEELAHELKERYTIVMVTHNMQQAARVSQQTVFFLNGEVVEYSATQDMFAEPVDSRTQDYISGRFG, from the coding sequence GTGCAGTCAATCATTGAGATCAATAAATTGAATTTATATTACGGTCAGTTTCAGGCGCTTAAGGATGTCTCCATTGAAATTCCGGAGCGGGCCATTACTGCTTTTATCGGACCGTCCGGCTGTGGCAAATCGACGCTGCTGCGGACCCTCAACCGCATGAATGACCGGATACCCGGAACACGCATCGAGGGTAAAGTGGCCGTAGGCGGGACGGATATCTACAGCGGCGAAGTGCATGTGGAGACCATTCGCAAGAAGATCGGTATGGTTTTTCAGCAGCCGAATCCTTTTCCGAAATCCATCTACGATAATATAGCCTTTGGCCCACGACAACATGGCATTCATGGCAAAAAGAAGCTGGATGAAATCGTTGAACAGAGCCTGCGTTCTGCCGTCCTGTGGGATGAAGTAAAGGATAACCTGAAGCGTTCCGCGTTAAGTCTATCCGGAGGACAACAGCAGCGCCTCTGCATCGCACGGGCACTGGCAGTGGAGCCGGACATTCTGCTGATGGATGAGGCTACGGCATCGCTTGATCCCGTCTCGACCTTCAAAATCGAGGAGTTGGCTCATGAGTTGAAAGAACGTTATACCATCGTGATGGTTACGCATAACATGCAGCAAGCAGCTCGGGTCTCCCAGCAGACGGTGTTCTTCCTGAATGGAGAGGTCGTGGAATACTCTGCGACCCAAGATATGTTCGCCGAGCCCGTTGATTCGCGTACGCAGGACTATATCAGTGGTCGATTTGGTTAA
- a CDS encoding SDR family NAD(P)-dependent oxidoreductase yields MKTTQPIIVITGATSGLGQLAAIELAKRGAHLVLTARSEERAETTRNKIREIAPSTKIRVFFGDLSLLSDVKRMGLEIAAAYPRINVLLNNAGLHAFEQRVTSEGFAEMIAVNYLAPWLLTHTLHTSLVQAGHARVVNVASEASRNHGKLVLPDDLTDTDPFTARGSSSIYGKTKLLNIMFTGELARQWDGTGIRVNALNPGFNVTGLGRELWFASVLERILTFLHIGDPRRGADIMTRLAVEPNFGEVTGGYFNVGSGASITPVYPGGDAGMQNKLWIVTTQLLEQRGLLN; encoded by the coding sequence ATGAAAACAACACAACCCATTATTGTAATTACCGGAGCAACAAGTGGACTAGGGCAGCTTGCCGCCATTGAACTTGCCAAACGCGGTGCACATCTTGTGCTCACAGCCAGAAGCGAAGAACGCGCCGAGACGACCAGAAACAAAATCAGGGAGATCGCACCATCCACCAAGATCCGTGTTTTCTTCGGAGACCTATCCTTACTGAGCGATGTCAAACGTATGGGGCTTGAAATTGCAGCTGCTTATCCGCGTATCAATGTTCTTTTGAATAATGCGGGTCTTCATGCTTTTGAACAGAGAGTCACTTCCGAAGGGTTTGCCGAGATGATCGCCGTAAACTATTTGGCACCTTGGCTGCTAACGCACACGTTGCATACGTCTCTGGTTCAGGCAGGCCACGCCCGAGTCGTCAATGTTGCCTCTGAAGCCTCACGGAATCACGGCAAACTGGTGCTGCCCGATGATTTGACGGATACCGATCCCTTTACTGCACGCGGCTCCTCCTCAATCTATGGCAAAACCAAACTGCTCAATATTATGTTTACTGGCGAACTTGCCCGTCAATGGGACGGAACCGGAATCCGAGTGAATGCTTTGAATCCAGGTTTTAATGTTACGGGTCTTGGTCGGGAGTTGTGGTTTGCGAGTGTGCTTGAGCGCATTTTAACCTTTTTACACATCGGCGACCCACGGCGGGGTGCGGACATTATGACCCGGTTGGCTGTGGAGCCGAATTTCGGAGAAGTAACGGGAGGATACTTCAATGTTGGAAGCGGGGCTTCCATTACTCCTGTGTATCCGGGCGGAGATGCCGGAATGCAAAACAAGCTGTGGATAGTTACAACACAATTACTGGAGCAACGCGGTCTGTTGAACTAA
- a CDS encoding MarR family winged helix-turn-helix transcriptional regulator encodes MSENPVKTKDRETLELALGEQIHALISASHALNVRSAERFDATMQPAAFHLVRWLYSYGPTSAAALAEATAMDRSSVSRLIKQLEKAGYVSKESDPEDRRGVLLSLTELGQQSTVGALKEKESTFYERISRWNEEELERFTTMLRRFNGFNG; translated from the coding sequence ATGAGTGAAAACCCGGTTAAAACCAAAGATAGAGAAACTCTGGAACTGGCACTTGGTGAGCAGATCCATGCACTAATTAGTGCCTCGCATGCGCTTAATGTCCGATCTGCCGAGCGTTTTGATGCGACTATGCAGCCTGCCGCTTTTCATCTGGTGCGGTGGTTGTACTCTTACGGTCCTACAAGCGCAGCAGCTTTGGCAGAAGCGACGGCTATGGACCGCAGTTCGGTAAGCCGTCTGATTAAACAACTTGAGAAGGCAGGGTATGTAAGCAAGGAGTCGGACCCCGAAGATCGGCGCGGCGTTTTGTTGTCTTTGACGGAGCTTGGTCAACAATCAACGGTGGGTGCGCTCAAGGAGAAGGAGTCAACTTTTTATGAACGCATATCGAGATGGAATGAAGAGGAACTGGAACGTTTCACCACTATGCTTCGGCGGTTTAATGGGTTTAATGGTTAG